Proteins from a single region of Pyrus communis chromosome 6, drPyrComm1.1, whole genome shotgun sequence:
- the LOC137738161 gene encoding autophagy-related protein 8i-like encodes MGKIQSFKQEFSFDERVEESKHIISKYPDRVPVILERYSRTDLPEMEKKKFLVPRDMSVGQFIHILSSRLHLTPGKALFVFVNNTLPQTASRVDSIYETYKEDDGFLYMCYSSEKTFG; translated from the exons ATGGGAAAGATCCAGTCCTTCAAGCAGGAGTTCTCATTCG aTGAACGAGTTGAAGAATCGAAACATATAATTTCGAAATACCCAGATCGAGTTCCC GTGATCCTTGAAAGATATTCCAGGACAGACCTGCcggaaatggaaaagaaaaa ATTCCTTGTTCCTAGAGATATGTCTGTCGGGCAGTTTATCCATATCTTAAGCAGCAGGCTTCACTTGACTCCGGGGAaagctctttttgtttttgtgaataACACTTTACCTCAAACAG CCAGTCGCGTGGATTCCATCTATGAAACTTACAAGGAGGATGACGGTTTCCTGTATATGTGTTACAGCAGCGAGAAAACCTTTGGTTAG
- the LOC137736425 gene encoding S-adenosylmethionine synthase 2-like — protein sequence METFLYTSESVNEGHPDKLCDQISDAVLDACLTQDPDSKVACETCTKTNMVMVFGEITTKANVDYEKIVRDTCRTIGFVSDDVGLDADNCKVLVNIEQQSPDIAQGVHGHFSKRPEEIGAGDQGHMFGYATDETPELMPLTHVLATKLGAKLTEVRKNGTCAWLRPDGKTQVTIEYFNDKGAMVPIRVHTVLISTQHDETVTNDEIAADLKEHVIKPVIPEKYLDEKTIFHLNPSGRFVIGGPHGDAGLTGRKIIIDTYGGWGAHGGGAFSGKDPTKVDRSGAYIVRQAAKSIVANGLARRCIVQVSYAIGVPEPLSVFVDSYGTGKIPDKEILKIVKETFDFRPGMISINLDLKRGGNGRFLKTAAYGHFGRDDPDFTWEVVKPLKWDKPQA from the coding sequence ATGGAGACCTTCTTGTACACATCCGAATCAGTCAATGAGGGTCACCCAGACAAGCTTTGTGACCAGATCTCCGATGCAGTGCTCGATGCCTGCCTCACACAAGACCCCGACAGCAAGGTCGCCTGCGAGACCTGCACCAAGACCAACATGGTCATGGTCTTCGGAGAAATCACCACCAAGGCCAATGTGGACTATGAGAAGATCGTTCGTGACACATGCCGGACAATTGGTTTCGTATCAGACGATGTGGGTCTTGACGCCGACAACTGCAAGGTTCTAGTGAACATTGAGCAGCAGAGTCCTGACATTGCTCAAGGTGTCCATGGTCATTTCTCCAAGAGGCCTGAGGAAATTGGTGCTGGTGACCAAGGCCACATGTTTGGGTATGCTACTGATGAGACCCCCGAGCTGATGCCACTCACCCACGTCCTTGCAACCAAGCTTGGTGCCAAGCTGACTGAGGTTCGCAAGAACGGCACTTGTGCCTGGTTGAGGCCTGATGGCAAGACCCAAGTCACCATTGAGTATTTCAATGACAAGGGTGCCATGGTCCCAATTCGCGTCCACACCGTCCTGATTTCAACCCAGCACGATGAGACCGTGACAAACGATGAGATTGCCGCTGATCTCAAGGAGCATGTGATCAAGCCTGTGATCCCAGAGAAGTACCTTGATGAGAAGACCATCTTCCATCTCAACCCATCTGGCAGATTTGTGATTGGAGGCCCTCATGGTGACGCAGGTCTCACCGGCCGCAAGATCATCATCGACACCTATGGAGGGTGGGGTGCTCACGGAGGTGGTGCCTTCTCAGGCAAGGACCCAACCAAGGTGGACAGGAGTGGTGCCTACATTGTGAGGCAGGCTGCAAAGTCCATTGTGGCCAATGGACTTGCAAGGAGGTGCATTGTGCAGGTTTCCTATGCCATCGGTGTGCCCGAGCCTTTGTCAGTGTTTGTTGATTCTTATGGCACCGGAAAGATCCCCGACAAGGAGATCCTCAAGATTGTGAAGGAGACATTCGATTTCAGGCCAGGCATGATCTCCATCAACCTGGACCTCAAGAGGGGTGGCAATGGAAGGTTTTTGAAGACCGCCGCCTACGGACACTTCGGCAGGGATGACCCCGACTTCACCTGGGAGGTTGTCAAGCCACTCAAGTGGGACAAGCCCCAAGCTTGA